From the Telopea speciosissima isolate NSW1024214 ecotype Mountain lineage chromosome 9, Tspe_v1, whole genome shotgun sequence genome, the window TTCCTGACATTCCAGATGAAGTAGGATGTGATACATGCTACATTTAGGATCCTtgatgtttctattttggttaaaGTAGGATGATTTAGAAGTTGTAGGAGTAGGTCAGAGATGGTTGCATCACGTAACTGTTCTGTATGAATACTTAGAGAGCCATAAGCCCATATTCTCTTGGAGAAGGTACAAGATAGTAGGATATGCCGTTCAGTTTCCTGTTCAGTTTGACACAATGGGCATATAGAGTTGATGTGAATGAACCTTTTGATTTTGTCAAGAGTAGGAAGACCTTCCCTAAGTAATCTCCATGCGAACATTTTGAATTTAGGGTGATCTTAAGGTTCCATATGGATTTCCATATATTGGGATTGGGAAGGGTGGATGTAGTTGGTGTACCAGAGAGGAGTCATGCTGCCTGTTTGGTTGTGAGTTGACCTGTTTTACTCAAAGGGGTAAAGATGAAATCTTCATGAGGATTATTGGAAATTGGAATCTGTGGAATTGCTTTAGATATATGGGATGGAAATAGTGTGGTTATTAGAGGTCTGGTCCATTCTCTATTGATGAGCAGTTCTGACACAGTTCTGACACATGAGAATAAGGTTGTGTGTTgaaggagggggtgggggttaGTGGTCAGTCAGACTGGGAATCCATGGTGCATTGCAGATTAGGATTGAATTCCCGTTCCCTACTTTCCAGCATATCATTTTTCCTAGGATTGGAAAAATTGATCACAAACCATTCCAAGTCCAAGAACCAGATTGACGAGAGAAATTTTTGTCAAGGATGAATTTATTTGGATTTAATGAGACGAGCCCAGAATTAATCGGGTTGTGTTAAGAGTCTCCATCCCAGTTTGAGAAGTAGTGCTTTATTTTGGATGTGAGGAATGAATACCAATGCCCCCAAATGGTTGGGGTTTACAATGAGACGGGCCCAGGTTAAGgcctttctctccctcttttctccctttccaaAAAGCTGCATTGATCGAGTCAATTTTGTTGCTATGTGAGCTGCTTCTTTAATGGTTGATACAAGGTTGCATATGGAATAAAGTCATTCTGCGATCTGAACTGTAAATAAATGAAGTTGCTAGGAATGTTGTAAATACCCTGCTTATATCAGTTAGAAACTATCACATTCTTGCTCCGTTGACACTATGGATCTGTTTTCAAGCTattattctacccaaaaaaataaagttttcaaGCTATTAACGGTGGAGATTCAGTTCAAGTCCTCTGCCCCCCATTAACCATATATTACTTGTTTCTTGTCTTCTGCTTCTGTATGTTAAATGTACAGTTCAATATAGGTGCAACAGTTTCTTCTTCGGTTTTATGAATTGGTCAGCCAGTTTAACTGCAATAGATGctctttaatttttgttttttctcccaTGAACCCAGTTTGATTATTTTTCCTCAACACCTGAAGGTGATTTGCAAGGATTACCCCTGGATCCTGACTGACTCATTGTGTTAGCTATCTGTGTTAAGCTTTTGTACACCTATTATTTATATGTTACTTTCATTATTTATATTGCAGGAGAAGGCTTTTGAAGAGAGCCAAAAATATAAGGAAAGGAAATACGTTCTTGAGAAAGAAAGGATGTTGAAGGAGGGTTGGTAATTCTTACAGAAATTTAGTGAGAAcgaaaattaaaaattatctTGTCTCCTTAATCAGGGAGTACTTGTTAGGAATCTAACAGGAGTTGAAGTGGAATcaagacaaatttttttttttaacggaagtgaaaatttgttgttttcttgttttttgatGTGAAGCAAGAAATTCATTAAAGTCTACGGTTACATCTGCTTGGATGCAGTGTAGCTTTGCGTAATGTCTAGGTTGTTTAATTAAACAAACTTTATCAGACTTGCTAAGTAGAAacttaatataaaaaaataaagggaaaagttCCCACGACCAAGGGTAGTCATAGTGGTTCTCTAACCAATAAACCAATGCTAAAAAGCCCGTCCAAATTTCTATGTGACGCCCTGTTTGATTCctctgcttctgcttctgcttctgcttcctGTGTAACCAAATACCCAACTCCCTATTGAGGTGGATTTTTCAAAGCTTccatcaataataataatattctcTTCCTCTATTGGTAGTTGTTTGTTTGTAAAAGGCTAAAGATAGGGGTACCCGCGGTCGGTACCATTCAACAAAGGGTTCTTCCGGATGAAAAATCTTCAGATCTTAGGTGGAGGCACGACAAGGGGTGGGGAAAGAGAATTTAGTGAAAAGAGAATAAGCGTGCGAGATCGCTTCACATGTTGATGCAGCTCAAATGGAGAAAGCCATGAGAATAAAATGATTCAAGTTTTTTAAAAGCAAAGAGACCCCTTCCCAATCTGAGTCTGCATCTCTCTCACacccatggttcgtaatctcggctCAGTATCTGTTGTAGCCAATCCCAATAGAGTGATCCTGACTAGGTTTTGTGAATCGGTAACTAAATCGGATATAACCCATTCATATCGAACGAGCGGTTCCAATACGCAAAACTTGCAGAGTAGGGTTTTAAAATCcctattttctttgttcttcgtCCCAGATTTTCAAATTGCTATTCACAGATTTGAGAGAGTAAAATCTACGAGAATAAAAGAGAACCTTACCGTTTTTGAATAAAGAATCGAATATGGGAATATTTCATTCCATGTAAACATAGATCTTTACTTGAGGTAATTAGGGCTTTAAGATCCAAATTTTCCAATTCTTCGTCCTAGCCTTACATCCTAACCTTACGCCCTGATTAAGAGATCAAAGACCTTCAAATTCACGAGATGAAAGgatctcccattttttattactACTTAAAACTGAATTCTTTTTAGATAAATGACAGTGAGCTTGAAGAGGTGGAAAAGATAAGCTCAACACATAAATAAGACTTAAATAATCTCAAACCAAGTTTGATCATTTGTCGAGGACCTAATCTAAGATGATTTTGACCGATCAGCTTTACTTGAGGTAATTAGGGCTTTAAGATCCAAATTTTCCAATTCTTCGTCCTAGCCTTACATCCTAACCTTACGCCCTGATTAAGAGATCAGAGACCTTCAAATTCACGAGATGAAAGgatctccctttttttattactaCTTAAAACTGAATTCTTTTTAGATAAATGACAGTGAGGTTGAAGAGGTGGAAAAGATAAGCTCAACACATAAATAAGACTTAAATAATCTCAAACCAAGTTTGATCATTTGTCGAGGACCTAATCTAAGATGATTTTGACCGATCAGATAGGTATCGGAACAGTATCGGCATTGACCACCGGCTGACACCTGGATTACAAACCTTGATCACACTCGCCATGAAAATGAACCCATGCCTTCAAATTCTCCATTCCATTGGAAACAGCCGCTAGTTTGGGGAAAGTTTTACTTACGGTGAAAGTTCAGCCCCCATCCTACGCTCCCTACGTTGTCTATGTAAGAAAAATGGATCTTTTATGTCATGGTTTTGATTCTTgtgggattttcttttttaattaaaacataaaataaatgtGTGATTTACGATTGTCTTCCCCAcaaaattgttattttttttgaatgaaaaatacttttaaattcatttttatattaatcaatttaaatttgaaaatttaatcTTTTATGATACACGTGGGTTTTTTACctaacaaaattttaatttttttgaatgAAACTTACATTTATTAAAAttcatatttattttaataatttcaaTTCTAGGTTTTTTATAGACTTATTATTAAAacatttccataaaaaaaaaataaaactattaTTAAAACATATTCTTTTGCTATGTAACAGCAAAGAAAGAGCACAAAACTATTGTATTTCAGAAGGGGTTGGGAGCATGCAGGCGCCAAGTGTCCAAGCAGCGTTCGTTTCCCTTGATAAATTATGTAATATAATTTCAACTCGTCATGGGTTTAAGAATAGCAGTACAAATAAGGAGTTTGAATTGGTACAAATGATGAAAAGTATTTGCCAATACCTAAAACCCTTCGAACTCGTTACATGGATTACTCAAAACTGAGTCCCAAAAGATAGGGAGAGATCTGTACATTTAATCAAATCCAAATGAATACTTTATACTTATGCCACGGACAATCAATATAGATACAAATTTTAATCTAAAAAGAGCACTACGGGGAACTAGAACGAATCTGAGGAACAACTAACTCactataaaaaaacaaaaaaagtgagAGAAGTTTGATAACCTTACGCCTAAATATAACGGATGACTTCTAATAGGAGTGCAAACCAAGTCACCAAccacatttagttgggatgGGGGAAAGTagtttttgttaaaaaattcagaaaccAAGGTCCAGAGTCTGGTCACAATATTTTTGGGGCTTTAAAAAAAACAGGAAGAAAGATATTCCAGAGTAAGAGAAACTTTTTCTCTTACTTATTTATGAGTGAAGAAATTTTCTGAAGACAAGAAAGAGATTACTTTCACGTATTAATATGAATTGGACATGTGTTAGTAAACTCATGAGCATACCAATATTGGCTGTGAACATTCGATTAACGTTGTAAATTAGGTTGATAAGGAGTAGATAGAAAAGGAAGTACCTAAAGTTGGGAAGAAAATGGTTGACATAAAACGGCAAGGGGGAAGGAGAGCCTTCAGTCACACATAACAGCAACCAATTGATTGCATTATAGGACTAGGAGTTACTAACTTTGTGGTATAATATAAAATCTAAAGACTAGTCTATAAAACAAAACACCCACATATAGAAGAGCATCAAAATGAAAGCTTCTACCAAACAGAATTTCTAAAACTATCAATTATCCATTAAACTGTCTATTAATtagtagaaaagaaaatatgaaaCATCCCAAGTTGAGTATAAActcaaccaataaaaaaaaacagatgatATAGCAAAATAACTATGTTTAACTTCTGCAACACATGAACATGTCTGCTTCTTTGTACAATGACATAGAAGTCATTTGATAAGAAAAAGCATGACTGCTTTCAAGGATAGTAAGAAGGACGGTACTGAGGTGGTAAACCATATCCACCATAGCTCAAAGACCTGTCATAAAGTCCAGATGGTTGTGAAGGCGGAGGATGTGAAAGGTGCGAAGGGAGAGCAGAGTACAGGTGAGACCTAGCAGGGCTTAGGTTTCCACCATAATTGACTGAGTTTTCAGTACCACCATACAATGCAGAAGATGAACTTCCATATGGGGTTAGAGAGGAAGGGCCTTGCAAGCCATAGGAGGACCCAGCAGCAGAACCAAGATAAGACGCAACACGATCTGGCAACAAGCCAGATTGCTGCATCTGAGTGTGATGAATTGAGTGAAGACTAGTAGCAGTCTCGGTCATGGAATTCTGGTAAGCAACAGCATTAGAATTAACAGTAACAACAGCAGGGGCAGATTGCCGAGCACGTTTATTTTTTCCAGTTCCAGCCTGCTGTTTAGAGGCAGTAGCAGCTGCTGCAGGACGTTTCCTATCAGCCTTCTTCTTTTCCAACTGCTCAATTTGCTTCTCAAGACTCCCACATGGGTACTGTGATTCTAGGTTATGTTCTTGGATGGATTTAATAACTGCTCTCAAGGCAGCAATTTCCTTGGCCGTAGCCTCATTCTGTGGGCAAAGTTaatacaaaaaagaataaaatgaaattcCAACTAAAGCTGCCAAACCTAACCAAATGGTGAAATTGCAAATATACAAATTGCAAATTTACCTGCGACTGAGTCGAGAAATTTGCCTTTACACGAATTTCCTGGATTGTTTTCTTGGACTCCTTAATGTAACTTTTAAGGAGAGGTACTGGTGGAAATTTGTCAGCAAGCTTAAATTCATAGGCAAATTTTACAGCCTCAATATGCTTCCCCTTACTAGTAAGTTTCTCGATAAAATCTGTTGaagccaaaaataaatattctatcagtctgacccaaagtgggtACAGAAGACGGGTAATAACAAGTGTTAGATTGTCAATTTCAAGGAATACCCAATGCTGGGACAGGGGAATGGAAACGTATAAGACTGACAACAAATATAATTGCTATATAACAtcataagaacaaaaaaatgataaaataaaatcaactaaaaaaatcaagaaaaaagaaCTATGCCCTACCCTCACTACTTGTGAAAAGACTAAACTAAATGAATGGTACAAATCAGGAGACATTTTATATTACTAAATAGAGCACAAGATTTgggaaaaaagaggaaaattaagattaaaaaaaccAAGTAGAACTAAAAAGCAGAGCAGGGAAGGTGACATTagatttgaaaaacaaaaaatgggaaaCATTAGGTCAAACTAATAAAAACTATAGAGAACTTAGTTAAGGGCCTCAGAATTGCAGAATAACATCAAGGTTGAAACCGTTCAGTCCCGAAAGATGGTTTATTGAAGTGTTGTCATCATAGGCCATTAACTAAAATCCAACACAGAACTTAtctataccaaaaaataaaaaatgaaacgaGTTCTTGGTCCGAAAAAAGGTAAGATCAACAAAAACTTCAATACTAGAGGAGAATATTTTCTGCTATCCAAAATAATACAGACAAAAAACAGAAGTACAGAGACTGAGCTTAAAAAAATTGAGTAGAATCCAAGGGAAATTAATACTGGATAGAGgataaaaacaaaagatttgACTCTTCGGAGAAATGAAATACCATCAACTATGGCAATTACACagaataatatatattataaccCATTGGAGATGTTGCACACAAAGGAAGTCTACTAACACTATAGATGCATTGACAAGAAAAAATAGCTTACTTTTTGAAgcaatcaaataaaatatttgatgTACTGAATAACCAACATTACAAAAAAATCTACTAACCAAAAGAGCAGTGTATAAATACTGCAACAATAAACTAAAAAAACCCTATGGGTTTAACCAACagtatctatatatatattctaaacGTAGAAAGAAACTATTCCACCAAGCTATTTCAAGAGAATGGTGAATAGAAGAATACATGATAATAACAAAGAGGTAGTCTGCATTTTAAATAATCAAATGCAAGTAAGAAATGAATAAAAGCTTCCTTGAAGATTACCAAGGAGCTTCTGTCCTCAGAAGCATTTCAGGAGAACATACAGCTTCACTCCAACAAAGCTGCCGAGTTACAGGTTACTAAGGTCCTATCTACGGTTATTATCCAGGAGAGCAAGTAAAGCAAAAATCTTTATGAACAACTCGCACACTtcagatgaaaaaaaaaatcacattcaaACAAGAATAACAGAGACGAAAAAAATGAAGCCCAGGTTTGAATGATACATACCAGGCATATTATCTGTGAAACCAAGCGCTCGACACAATTCAAGAGCCTGTCTGCGCCGAGCAATAGTAACAAGAAGATCAAGAAGCCAATCAATACTAAATCCGGAGACCAAATCAAAGGTAGCAAGAAGCTGCAAAAAAGCTAAGGCTTCTAAATGATTTGGACCGCCTAGAGTAAGCTTCCCTTTCCATTCAAGGGCCAATTTCTTAGCTTTCTCCTTCACTTGAGGTGAAATTTGTGGAGAGATCGTCTTTAGCTGTTctaataaaagaatacaagttCTTCTAATAGCCGCCAATTCACCATCCTTGTCTCCTTTGGAATTGGGAGGAAAAAAACCTACCATTGCGTCCAAAACAAGCTTTGCCGGATCCGAAGCCGATTTAAAAGCAACAGTAACTTCTCCCCGGATAAGATCCAGTTCTTTACGATGATCAACTACATAGGAACGCAAACCCTTTCCATCCATCTTGATGCATAGGGATTTCAACTCAGGTCGAGGAGTTATTTCCgactcctcttccttcttcaccGGCGCAGTTGCCGAAGAAGTCTGTTTCCCATTAGACCCAGGAATCGGGTGAGGAGATTTTTCCACAGCCAATTCATCACCGGCTTGTGGATCGATAGATTCAAGTTCCTTGAAACGTTTCTCTATAGAACTCTTGATCGAGTTCAAATGATCATCCAGATCCTTCCATTGAAGggtgaaggaagaaaggaaagaagagtgTGCTTTGAGATCTTCGAAAGCTTTACGAAGATCATCCTTTTTTGCATCTATAGATTTAATAGCAGTGGAAATCGCTATTAATGAAGCCATTTCTGCTATGaaacctcccaaaaaaaaaaaaaaaaaaaaatcacagacGAAAAGCACGAATTGAAATACCGTAAaccctagagaagaggaataaACACAATTAGGAGCTTTAACTATGGAAAGACTCCTTCAGTCAGAAGAAACAACAAATGCTTCTGCTAACAAATCTTAACCCTAATGGACGAAAACAAGAGACGAAAGCTTTTCACCTGCGGAGAGAAGAAAATCTGAAACCCTAGAGGATATTACCGAAGATGGTCATAGGGCGCAGAGCGAACCCTAGATGACATTACCGAGACGTAGATCAATAGGAGATATGAAAAGTTAAAGGAGGAGATTTATAATTTATAACCGTCGGTAATATTTCCTAAGCCGTTCGATGAGAATCGTGCGGTGGAATGCTGGAAAGGATTAAGGTCACGCCGCTAATGGaagatttttagggtttcgacTTTATAACGTTCATTGTCCGCTTTATAAGAGTTTGGGGTGGACTTCAAAAGTGGGCCAATAAAGAATCAAAATTACCAACAGACCATTCTATAAAAGTCTCAGGTGGGTCTCACCATGTGGATGCCATCTGGATGGTTGAAATCCATTCACATACGAGAATGTGAACCCATCAAAATTATCACTTCAATTTGTCAATTCATCAATTTCTTTAATTCCTATAATAGAAGAGGTGACCCCATCCGGACAATGTATTCAGGTAGGGAGTAAGATGGTCATTTCTATTCTCTATTAaatgaaattgaggaaattgaagaggaaaggggataaagatccccccttcttcctcctAAGTCCCAGTCCACTAATGTTTGAGTGGATATTTTTTGATAATTGttttatgagaaaataaaaCTTTATTGTGACATCCAACATCTTCAAGTGTGCTTTGAGTCTTgtatttttcaatttatttcaaGAGTAATGAAAAATGTATTTCGGACCTTCATCAATAAGGATGAGAGTAATAACGAGATCATAGTAGTGATTGAAGAGAAACCATGGGTGAAGGAGAACTTCCTCTTATATataatggagtttttttttttatgaaaataaaaccttatattaaaaagaaatgTGCACATCATTGTGGTATGGAGTAGTACAATTACTAGAGAACCTAGTTCTAGCTAAATCCAAGACCGTATTATAGAAGGTGTTGTTACTATACCATTTGAAACTAACATTAGAGGAATTTGTAGTCTCATTAGCTAGAGTgaaataatttttaaataaattccGAGGTAAGCACATTTTGTCACTTGGATAAAAAAGAGACTAGAGATCTCTGTTGTAGCACCACACTTCTTTGATGTTAATATTCGTCTTTATAGCATGTTTCCACCCTTGCAATAGCTCATAAAGTTCTGCCTCCTTCTCGTCATTGGTTGTAAGACGACCTACAGATGTTAGAACTTTCTAGCCATCTAGCAAAATGGAAAAAGCCCAACTGGATAATCTTAGTTCAGGATCATAAGTGTCTGCGCAAATTAAACCAGAGAATTGTAAGTCAGGGTTAGAAACTCGATTCAATTCATGGGATGAATGTGTGCATGGTGAGGGTGCATGTATAGGATAAGAGGGGGGTTGAATTTGCAGATCATCAATCCGTCGAAATACATCTTTCAAAACCAGCATGGGGTCAGTCTTGGCCAAACCCTTAACGACTTTGTTCCTTACAGACCAGATGAAATAAAATGTAATAATAAATACTGAGAAAAACCAGATCAAAGATTGTTTATCAAAGCTTTTTGAGCAAAGGAGAAAGGCACACAAATGTGTCATTGAAGGGCTGGATAGATGCTCGATTCTCAATCCTAGAGGACCAAATGCCTAGATGCGCTTAGTTCAATCACATGACAGAAATACATGCCAAATCGATTCATCACAAGATCCACAGAGAACACCAGTAGGTTCAACGGGCATCCATTTCGAGATAGTAACTTTAACAGGAAGTCCTTCATGTAAGACATGCccaaaaaacattttaaatctTGGGTGAATcttaattttccaaaaaaaccGCCACCATTTGATAATCATGGGGCTGGGTTGATTAGATGAAGAAATGACCTTGTAAATCAGATTCAAGCTTCACACATGAAAGACCAATACTTCTTGCAAATAGACCATTTTGACACAACTCAATGCTTCAGCCGCTAGAGGGGAAAACAAAGTAGTAATACATTTTCTATGATTTTAATGTACTTATTCATATTTAATTATATAGATTATAAGTTAATATGTATAAACTTGGGATGGATATTGAAATTGTCATTAATATAATCTTACCTACATGGCCCAACCTTGTTTGTAAATTGGAAAATAGGTCAATTCTCATTAAATTGGTACTAATCTCCATTCCAACCTATTTGATGTCCTAGTATTTGTCCCCCCAAATCCATTTCCTCAAGATTGGATCCtattccccctctatttctaaTGTCTTTGAACTGCTCATTGGGAGAACTTGGAATTTACCTTTGCGTAATTCTATTTTTACAAATCAAATTGCACCTCTCATTACTATAATTCCATTAGCTTCAACATTGCAtgatatttaccaaaaaaaaaaaaaacattgcatGACGATTTTCCCTTTTGTCCATTAACAAAAAATAATGCTTTGACAACTAAGGCTGCTATTAGGTTCTTGTCTTTAAAACACCAAGTTGAAAGTGATTTACCAAAGCTATTTATTACCCTAATTCTGATTTCCTAAATGCCAATGCA encodes:
- the LOC122640732 gene encoding truncated FRIGIDA-like protein 1 — protein: MASLIAISTAIKSIDAKKDDLRKAFEDLKAHSSFLSSFTLQWKDLDDHLNSIKSSIEKRFKELESIDPQAGDELAVEKSPHPIPGSNGKQTSSATAPVKKEEESEITPRPELKSLCIKMDGKGLRSYVVDHRKELDLIRGEVTVAFKSASDPAKLVLDAMVGFFPPNSKGDKDGELAAIRRTCILLLEQLKTISPQISPQVKEKAKKLALEWKGKLTLGGPNHLEALAFLQLLATFDLVSGFSIDWLLDLLVTIARRRQALELCRALGFTDNMPDFIEKLTSKGKHIEAVKFAYEFKLADKFPPVPLLKSYIKESKKTIQEIRVKANFSTQSQNEATAKEIAALRAVIKSIQEHNLESQYPCGSLEKQIEQLEKKKADRKRPAAAATASKQQAGTGKNKRARQSAPAVNSMTETATSLHSIHHTQMQQSGLLPDRVASYLGSAAGSSYGLQGPSSLTPYGSSSSALYGGTENSVNYGGNLSPARSHLYSALPSHLSHPPPSQPSGLYDRSLSYGGYGLPPQYRPSYYP